A region of Granulicella aggregans DNA encodes the following proteins:
- a CDS encoding valine--tRNA ligase, producing MSTDKTDTPQSEVKEALPKAYDPSVIEQRWADYWVNERLFDVATPEAGTEEQGRKFTQLLPPPNVTGRLHIGHMLNQTEMDILTRWHRMLGDTALWVPGTDHAGIATQMMVERQLKAEGTTRQALGREGFEARVWQWKQLYGGAILDQMKRLGSTVDWSREYFTMDDRLSVAVKEAFVRLYEQGLIYRGAYIVNWCPGCQTAISDLEVVHEEQLGRLYEIRYPLADGSGSIVIATTRPETMLGDVAVAVNPTDERYTALIGKMLKLPLVGREIPVLADDWAKPEFGTGAVKVTPAHDPNDFAIGQRHSLPNINIMDTTAHIDLPGSPYHGLDRYEARKKIVADLEEFGLLVGVKDHNNSIGLCDRTKDVIEPRLSLQWFVAVNKTPAAGGESIAAKAIAAVEQGHIKFTPDQYRKTYDEWMKNIYDWCISRQLWWGHRIPAWHCAICAKITVARDTPTMCEHCGSSEITQETDVLDTWFSSGLLPFTVFGWPNAHAATGAPTLTPDLAAFYPTQLLVTGFDILFFWVARMIMLGSHFMLDVPMPDGSQRTLADAVPFREVYIHALVRDADRQKMSKTKGNVVDPIEVITKFGTDAVRFTLASMASPGTDIAFSEARTEGNRAFANKIWNAARFLFMNIERAKEAGLATNPGAPHLDSEMWAGSTKLPLETRWILSRLGTTAAEVNKSLADYRFDEAASAVYQFFWGELCDWYLEIIKLRLNFEAGADNTEALTSLQAFTSVFESALRLLSPFMPFITEEIWHALYNDAPPAKSIALTRFPQAESYPEDAAAVRSMEIVQELIVAVRGLRKEMGVPEKEATTIRVHATAEVGALAQSNADMLAKLARVSGVELAEAALTGDGTRSTGNFDVAVVYERQIDVPAERERLTKDLAKYEKGIAAADRQLTNDAFMAKAPAHIVEGLRKQSAETRMLYDKTKAALEALPPA from the coding sequence ATGAGTACCGATAAGACCGACACACCGCAGAGTGAAGTAAAAGAAGCGTTACCGAAAGCCTACGACCCCTCCGTCATCGAACAGCGCTGGGCCGACTACTGGGTGAACGAGCGCCTGTTCGACGTAGCCACGCCTGAAGCAGGTACGGAAGAACAGGGAAGGAAGTTCACACAGCTTCTGCCGCCGCCCAACGTCACCGGTCGTCTGCACATCGGCCACATGCTGAACCAGACGGAGATGGACATCCTGACCCGCTGGCACCGCATGCTGGGCGATACCGCGCTGTGGGTGCCAGGCACCGACCACGCTGGCATCGCCACGCAAATGATGGTGGAGCGTCAGTTGAAGGCCGAAGGCACAACGCGGCAGGCGCTGGGCCGCGAGGGCTTTGAGGCCCGCGTCTGGCAATGGAAGCAACTTTACGGCGGCGCGATTCTCGACCAGATGAAGCGCCTCGGCTCAACCGTCGACTGGAGCCGCGAGTACTTCACCATGGACGACCGGCTCTCGGTCGCGGTGAAGGAGGCCTTCGTCCGACTCTATGAGCAGGGCCTGATCTATCGCGGAGCCTACATCGTGAACTGGTGCCCGGGATGCCAGACGGCGATTTCCGACCTCGAAGTGGTTCACGAAGAGCAGTTGGGTAGGCTGTACGAGATTCGCTATCCGCTGGCCGATGGCAGCGGATCTATTGTCATTGCGACGACCCGTCCCGAGACGATGCTGGGTGACGTTGCCGTCGCCGTCAACCCGACCGACGAGCGTTACACCGCGTTGATTGGCAAGATGCTGAAGCTTCCGCTGGTGGGCCGCGAGATTCCTGTGCTCGCCGACGACTGGGCGAAGCCGGAGTTCGGCACCGGTGCCGTGAAGGTGACCCCTGCGCACGATCCCAACGACTTCGCCATCGGTCAGAGGCATTCACTGCCGAACATCAACATAATGGACACGACCGCGCACATCGACCTGCCCGGATCGCCGTACCACGGCCTCGACCGCTACGAGGCACGAAAGAAGATCGTCGCTGATCTCGAAGAGTTCGGCCTGCTCGTCGGCGTGAAGGACCACAACAACTCCATTGGTCTCTGCGACCGCACCAAGGACGTGATCGAGCCGCGCCTTTCGCTGCAATGGTTTGTCGCGGTGAACAAGACTCCCGCTGCAGGCGGCGAGAGCATTGCCGCCAAGGCCATCGCCGCGGTCGAGCAGGGACACATTAAGTTCACCCCCGACCAGTACCGCAAGACCTACGACGAGTGGATGAAGAACATCTACGACTGGTGCATCTCGCGCCAGCTCTGGTGGGGACATCGCATCCCGGCGTGGCACTGCGCCATCTGCGCGAAGATCACGGTAGCCCGCGACACGCCGACCATGTGCGAACACTGCGGCTCGAGCGAGATCACACAGGAGACCGACGTTCTCGACACCTGGTTCTCGTCGGGCCTGCTGCCGTTCACCGTCTTCGGCTGGCCGAACGCCCATGCGGCGACGGGTGCACCCACCCTAACCCCTGACCTCGCCGCGTTCTACCCCACGCAACTCCTCGTCACCGGCTTCGACATCCTCTTCTTCTGGGTGGCGCGCATGATCATGCTCGGCAGTCACTTCATGCTCGATGTGCCCATGCCCGATGGATCGCAACGCACACTTGCCGATGCGGTCCCGTTCCGCGAGGTCTACATCCACGCTTTGGTACGCGACGCCGACCGCCAGAAGATGTCGAAGACCAAGGGCAACGTGGTCGACCCCATCGAGGTCATCACGAAGTTCGGCACGGACGCGGTGCGTTTCACGCTCGCAAGCATGGCCTCGCCCGGCACGGACATCGCCTTCTCCGAGGCTCGCACCGAAGGCAACCGCGCCTTCGCCAACAAGATCTGGAACGCCGCCCGCTTCCTCTTCATGAACATCGAGCGGGCGAAGGAAGCTGGCCTGGCCACAAATCCGGGTGCCCCGCATCTCGACTCTGAGATGTGGGCTGGATCGACAAAGCTCCCTCTCGAAACCCGCTGGATTCTCTCGCGCCTGGGCACCACCGCCGCCGAAGTCAACAAGTCGCTAGCCGACTACCGCTTCGACGAGGCCGCCAGCGCGGTCTACCAGTTCTTCTGGGGCGAACTTTGCGACTGGTATCTCGAGATCATCAAGCTCCGCCTGAACTTCGAAGCAGGCGCGGACAATACCGAGGCGCTCACGTCGCTGCAAGCCTTCACCTCTGTCTTCGAGTCCGCGCTGCGCCTGCTTTCACCGTTCATGCCGTTCATCACGGAAGAGATCTGGCATGCCCTGTACAACGATGCACCGCCAGCGAAATCCATCGCATTGACGCGGTTCCCCCAGGCAGAGAGCTATCCGGAAGATGCTGCCGCAGTCCGCTCCATGGAGATCGTTCAGGAGCTGATCGTCGCTGTGCGTGGTCTGCGCAAGGAGATGGGAGTTCCCGAAAAGGAAGCGACCACAATCCGCGTCCACGCGACCGCCGAAGTGGGCGCTCTCGCGCAATCGAACGCCGACATGCTGGCCAAGTTGGCTCGTGTCAGTGGCGTCGAACTGGCCGAAGCCGCGCTTACCGGCGACGGCACTCGCTCAACGGGCAACTTCGATGTGGCCGTCGTCTACGAGCGACAGATCGACGTACCCGCAGAACGCGAACGCCTCACCAAAGATCTAGCCAAGTACGAGAAGGGAATCGCCGCTGCCGACCGTCAGTTGACCAACGATGCCTTCATGGCCAAGGCACCCGCTCATATCGTGGAAGGCCTGCGGAAGCAGTCTGCCGAGACGCGGATGCTGTACGACAAGACAAAGGCCGCGCTCGAAGCTCTGCCACCCGCGTAG
- a CDS encoding thioredoxin family protein translates to MSKTESTMVKLGTVAPPFELPDVISGSGMSRDDIFASAGDEARGLLVMFICVHCPYVMHVEAELAKISEDYEGLIAMVAIQSNDTVEYPDDGPAGMAEQAARVGFRFPYLLDESQEVAREYDAACTPDFFLFDARMRLAYRGQLDDSRPRRGDFGNDIPVTGKDLRAAMDAVIAGKAPSPEQRTSLGCNIKWKS, encoded by the coding sequence ATGAGTAAGACAGAATCGACGATGGTGAAACTGGGCACGGTCGCGCCCCCATTTGAACTGCCTGACGTAATCAGCGGAAGCGGCATGAGCCGTGACGACATCTTCGCCAGCGCCGGAGACGAGGCACGCGGGTTGCTGGTGATGTTCATCTGCGTCCACTGCCCCTATGTAATGCACGTGGAGGCGGAGTTGGCGAAGATCAGCGAGGACTACGAAGGCCTGATCGCCATGGTTGCGATCCAGAGCAACGACACAGTCGAGTACCCCGATGACGGCCCCGCAGGCATGGCCGAGCAGGCTGCACGGGTCGGCTTCCGCTTCCCTTACCTTCTGGATGAGTCACAGGAAGTAGCCCGCGAGTACGACGCGGCCTGCACTCCCGACTTCTTCCTCTTCGATGCGCGGATGCGTCTTGCGTACCGGGGCCAGTTAGACGATAGCCGTCCTCGCCGTGGCGATTTTGGCAATGATATACCGGTTACCGGCAAAGACCTTCGCGCCGCCATGGACGCCGTCATCGCAGGTAAAGCGCCCAGCCCTGAGCAAAGAACCAGCCTGGGATGCAATATCAAGTGGAAGAGTTAG
- a CDS encoding ABC transporter ATP-binding protein, whose amino-acid sequence MTPIIVAQNLGKTYRSGKLEVNALHGVNFAIEQGEFVAIVGPSGSGKSTLFYVLGGLTNATSGSVTIAGTDFAKLSDAERTKMRRARIGFIFQRFNLLPTLSALGNIEIAHDIANLGAETKKPLDHKLLAHLSEKLGIAGRLDHRPNELSGGEQQRVAIARALVTRPSIVLADEPTGNLDTKNSDAVLEMLRDASRELNQTVLMITHNPEAAQIADRILTMRDGQLVREQKGAGQALHTTY is encoded by the coding sequence ATGACTCCTATCATCGTCGCTCAGAACCTCGGTAAAACCTATCGCTCCGGCAAGCTGGAAGTAAATGCTCTCCACGGCGTCAACTTCGCAATCGAACAGGGCGAGTTCGTCGCCATCGTCGGGCCGTCCGGATCTGGCAAGTCGACCTTGTTTTATGTGCTGGGCGGACTGACCAATGCGACTTCTGGCTCCGTAACCATCGCCGGAACGGACTTTGCCAAGCTGTCGGACGCGGAGCGGACGAAGATGCGCCGCGCGCGCATCGGGTTTATCTTCCAGCGGTTCAATCTCCTGCCAACACTCTCGGCGCTTGGCAACATTGAGATCGCGCATGACATCGCGAACCTGGGCGCGGAGACGAAGAAGCCGCTCGACCACAAGCTTCTAGCGCACCTCTCTGAGAAGCTCGGAATCGCTGGCCGACTCGACCATCGTCCGAACGAACTCTCTGGTGGCGAACAGCAACGGGTCGCGATCGCAAGGGCTCTGGTCACCCGGCCATCGATCGTTCTGGCCGATGAGCCGACAGGCAACCTGGACACAAAAAACTCCGATGCGGTCCTCGAGATGTTGCGGGATGCGAGCCGGGAGCTCAACCAGACCGTATTGATGATCACGCACAACCCAGAGGCGGCCCAAATCGCCGACCGCATCCTGACCATGCGGGATGGGCAATTGGTTCGAGAACAGAAAGGTGCCGGTCAGGCGCTCCACACCACGTATTGA
- a CDS encoding response regulator, with protein sequence MAAVNSSKKRILIGDDDPGMRLALLIRLRANNYEVCCAGDGLSVVAEARKHRPDLILLDLGMPSGDGYTVLNMLQGEPSEAQIPVIVLSARDRASHAERSVEAGAALFLQKPVETEVLLAAITQALATSELTPN encoded by the coding sequence ATGGCAGCGGTGAACTCCTCGAAGAAGAGAATCCTGATTGGGGACGATGACCCTGGGATGCGGCTGGCGCTGTTGATCCGCTTGCGTGCAAATAACTACGAGGTGTGCTGTGCGGGAGATGGGCTTTCGGTCGTGGCCGAGGCGCGCAAACACCGGCCCGACCTGATCCTGCTCGACCTGGGTATGCCCAGCGGCGATGGCTACACCGTGCTGAACATGCTGCAGGGCGAGCCATCCGAGGCACAGATCCCGGTGATTGTGCTCTCCGCACGTGACCGTGCAAGCCACGCGGAGCGTTCGGTTGAGGCAGGCGCAGCTCTCTTCCTGCAGAAGCCGGTCGAGACCGAAGTCCTGCTGGCCGCGATCACGCAGGCGCTCGCAACCTCCGAACTCACCCCCAATTAG
- the glk gene encoding glucokinase, with translation MILAGDVGGTKVHLALYDFEDGRLKALRDKKYSAHEFACLDDIVNNFLSSDAHGAELDRSEVKAACFGLPGPVRDGRLKLTNLPWELDVRELSKSLSIEHIFLINDLEANGYGISELAPDKIFTLHEGDPTAVGHRGLIAAGTGLGQAMLIWDGKKSHTPIPSEGGHCDFAARNETEIALLNHLRRTLHGRVSFERVVSGLGIKNVYGFCKDVLKLEEPVWLAQRLATEDPNAVIGECAENGTSDICFQTLRIFASAYGAEAGNVALKVLALGGIYLGGGIAPKILKTLKAGAFIEAFTDKGRMSSILEAIPVRVILDDTCALLGAAAYAEARASENSGHSERAASLTTAQAD, from the coding sequence ATGATTCTTGCTGGCGACGTGGGTGGAACCAAGGTCCACCTGGCACTCTACGATTTTGAAGACGGGCGGCTGAAGGCTCTCCGCGATAAGAAGTACTCTGCGCACGAGTTTGCGTGCCTGGATGACATCGTAAACAACTTTCTCTCCTCGGACGCACACGGCGCGGAGTTGGACCGCAGCGAGGTGAAGGCGGCGTGCTTTGGTCTGCCCGGCCCGGTGCGCGACGGAAGGCTGAAGCTGACCAACCTGCCGTGGGAACTCGACGTTCGGGAGCTGTCGAAGTCGCTCTCGATCGAGCACATCTTCCTGATCAACGACCTCGAAGCGAACGGCTACGGAATCTCCGAGCTTGCGCCGGACAAGATCTTCACCCTCCACGAAGGCGATCCAACGGCGGTCGGACATCGCGGCCTGATTGCAGCCGGAACTGGCCTGGGCCAGGCGATGCTCATCTGGGACGGCAAGAAGAGCCACACCCCAATTCCTTCCGAGGGCGGACACTGCGACTTTGCCGCGCGGAACGAGACCGAGATCGCGCTCCTGAATCATCTTCGCCGGACGCTTCATGGCCGCGTCAGCTTCGAGCGCGTGGTCTCCGGCCTCGGCATAAAAAACGTCTACGGATTTTGCAAGGACGTTCTCAAGTTGGAAGAGCCGGTGTGGCTCGCCCAGCGCCTTGCGACGGAAGACCCCAACGCCGTAATCGGGGAGTGCGCGGAGAACGGGACAAGCGACATCTGCTTCCAGACACTGCGCATCTTTGCGTCGGCGTATGGCGCGGAAGCCGGGAATGTCGCCTTGAAGGTGCTCGCTCTGGGTGGAATCTATCTGGGTGGCGGAATCGCCCCGAAGATCCTCAAGACGCTGAAGGCAGGTGCCTTTATCGAGGCGTTTACCGACAAGGGTCGCATGTCTTCGATTCTGGAGGCGATCCCGGTGCGGGTCATCCTGGACGATACCTGCGCGCTTCTGGGCGCGGCCGCATATGCCGAGGCTCGAGCGTCCGAGAACTCAGGCCACTCGGAGCGCGCGGCATCCCTGACGACCGCGCAGGCTGACTGA
- the pgl gene encoding 6-phosphogluconolactonase — MPPAATVTYYVSPTADAVAEAAAALFTAHAKSAVAARGVARIAISGGSTPKRMFTFLADPAKPFAAETPWDKLELFWVDERCVPPTDKDSNFLMTKQALLDHVPLPAERIHRMEGELDPTEAAARYESEIRNTFKLEGAETPTFDLILLGMGDDGHTASLFPHTAALEEISLIVTPNHVPQKDTWRITLTKPVINHGREVAFLIEGAAKAEILAQVMLGPYQPDTTPSQLIRPASGKLSLLLDAAAASKLPAPTIAGPNSMLVGTLELS, encoded by the coding sequence ATGCCTCCCGCAGCAACCGTAACCTACTACGTCTCTCCCACCGCCGATGCCGTCGCAGAGGCTGCCGCCGCGTTGTTTACCGCGCATGCCAAGTCCGCTGTCGCCGCGCGTGGCGTAGCACGGATTGCGATATCTGGCGGATCCACGCCCAAGCGGATGTTCACGTTCCTTGCCGATCCGGCGAAGCCCTTTGCCGCCGAGACTCCGTGGGACAAACTAGAGCTCTTCTGGGTGGATGAGCGCTGCGTTCCGCCGACCGACAAGGATTCGAACTTTCTGATGACCAAGCAGGCGCTGCTGGACCATGTCCCGCTACCCGCCGAGCGCATTCACCGTATGGAAGGCGAGCTCGACCCGACCGAGGCCGCCGCACGTTACGAGTCCGAGATTCGCAACACCTTCAAGCTCGAAGGCGCGGAGACCCCGACCTTCGACCTGATCCTTCTGGGCATGGGCGACGACGGGCACACAGCATCGCTCTTTCCGCACACAGCTGCGCTCGAAGAAATCAGCCTAATCGTCACTCCGAACCATGTCCCTCAAAAGGACACCTGGCGCATCACGCTGACCAAACCGGTGATCAACCACGGCCGCGAGGTCGCGTTTCTGATCGAGGGAGCTGCCAAGGCAGAGATCCTCGCGCAGGTCATGCTTGGGCCTTACCAGCCCGATACCACCCCCTCCCAACTGATCCGCCCGGCCTCCGGCAAGCTTTCTCTCTTGCTCGATGCTGCTGCAGCGTCTAAGCTGCCTGCACCGACGATTGCGGGTCCAAATTCAATGCTCGTCGGCACACTGGAGCTTTCCTAG
- the zwf gene encoding glucose-6-phosphate dehydrogenase, with protein MTTTPAQLDAHKKGERTPEPCIVVIFGASGDLTKRKLLPALYHLDQAGLLPEDFAVVGVARRDLSATFGPDMKDGIMKGGGVDADEAKLQPFLDRVQYFATNFDDDEGFEKLKTYLAGLDEKFKTKGNRLFYLAVAPEFFADIIQRLGKRGMACPAEGASNWVRVIIEKPFGTDLESARKLNDDVNAVLSEDQIFRIDHYLGKETVQNILVFRFGNGIFEPIWNRNYIDHVEITAAESIGIEGRGPFYEKAGLVRDVLQNHVMEVLSFVAMEPPDSFQANAVRTEKLKVWRSIEGIPVENTVRGQYGPGKVDGQDVIGYRQEDRVNPESHTETFGAIKLEIENWRWAGVPFYLRAGKRLGKRVTEVSIVFKQPPTHLFKTNSSDDKIEQNVITMRIQPDEGISLRFGAKVPGPTTNVAQVDMHFSYAEAFGKSSANGYERLLLDAMLGDGTLFAHRDGVEATWALFTPILEAWEKDGNVDFPNYAAGSWGPEASDKLIEADGRSWRKL; from the coding sequence GCGAACGCACCCCCGAGCCGTGCATCGTCGTCATCTTTGGCGCCTCCGGCGACCTGACCAAGCGCAAACTGCTGCCTGCGCTGTATCACCTTGACCAGGCGGGCCTCCTGCCTGAGGACTTCGCGGTCGTAGGCGTCGCGCGCCGCGATCTGTCAGCCACCTTTGGGCCGGACATGAAGGACGGCATCATGAAGGGCGGCGGCGTGGACGCTGATGAGGCCAAGCTGCAGCCGTTCCTCGATCGCGTCCAGTACTTTGCCACCAACTTCGATGATGACGAGGGCTTCGAGAAGCTGAAGACCTATCTTGCCGGTTTGGACGAGAAGTTCAAGACCAAAGGCAACCGCCTGTTCTATCTCGCCGTTGCGCCGGAGTTCTTCGCGGACATCATTCAGCGCCTGGGCAAGCGCGGCATGGCCTGCCCCGCGGAGGGAGCGTCGAACTGGGTTCGCGTCATCATCGAGAAGCCCTTCGGTACCGATCTCGAATCGGCGCGCAAGTTGAACGACGACGTGAACGCGGTCCTCTCCGAAGACCAGATCTTCCGCATCGACCACTACCTCGGCAAGGAGACGGTGCAGAACATCCTCGTCTTCCGCTTCGGCAATGGTATCTTCGAGCCGATCTGGAACCGCAACTACATCGACCACGTCGAGATCACGGCGGCAGAGAGCATCGGTATCGAAGGTCGTGGCCCGTTCTACGAGAAGGCTGGCCTGGTTCGCGACGTATTGCAGAACCACGTGATGGAAGTTCTCTCGTTCGTAGCGATGGAGCCACCGGACTCGTTCCAGGCAAACGCCGTTCGCACCGAGAAGCTGAAGGTCTGGCGCTCGATCGAAGGCATTCCGGTCGAGAACACGGTGCGCGGCCAGTATGGACCGGGCAAGGTCGATGGGCAGGATGTGATCGGCTATCGCCAGGAAGACCGCGTCAATCCAGAGTCGCACACCGAGACCTTCGGTGCGATCAAGCTCGAGATAGAAAACTGGCGCTGGGCTGGAGTTCCGTTCTACCTTCGCGCAGGCAAGCGGCTCGGCAAGCGCGTGACCGAGGTCAGCATCGTCTTCAAGCAGCCGCCAACCCATCTCTTCAAGACCAACTCGAGCGACGACAAGATCGAGCAGAATGTCATCACCATGCGCATTCAGCCCGACGAGGGCATCTCGCTCCGCTTCGGAGCCAAAGTCCCCGGTCCGACGACCAACGTCGCTCAGGTGGACATGCACTTCAGCTACGCAGAGGCGTTCGGCAAGTCATCCGCCAACGGCTACGAGCGTCTGCTGCTCGACGCGATGCTCGGCGACGGAACTCTGTTCGCGCACCGCGACGGTGTCGAAGCAACCTGGGCACTGTTCACACCAATTCTTGAAGCGTGGGAGAAGGACGGTAACGTCGACTTCCCGAACTACGCGGCAGGAAGCTGGGGTCCGGAAGCTTCGGACAAGCTGATCGAAGCCGATGGCCGGAGCTGGCGCAAGCTCTAG